The following proteins are encoded in a genomic region of Oryctolagus cuniculus chromosome 13, mOryCun1.1, whole genome shotgun sequence:
- the LAD1 gene encoding ladinin-1 isoform X1, producing the protein MSSGPGGREGATLRSRPEIVVPSLTFPLGFLLSGFSRLSRFPGRELSLTAILGSRPVPHSPAPLAAATRREEAAQRRAGPTGSGQEVPRPGPGLPTSPARPGRPSVGPAARGRPSPSARGGAEVCAALSGTPTPQQLLSDRRTGARRRGARGLARQRTLEDEEEQERERRRRHRNLSSTTEEEPSPRLTQNGEQRAAERLLSVEEAEAPPPSPPASKDEDEDEDVQAILRSRKERRQRQRQQAAEAALQAPVQERPEAEAGRDSVDAGQAAQQPPVPRKEPEPPPHQRLSREQRGLWAQGEEESSAGKKEVPEKTPALEKAPVPEEKTLAPEKRLVSEQSSASGQPPVPEKSPRPGKSAEPQKRGVQEEAPPEETSASEKAPAKLAGSGGRRVLERASIFEKPLLSDKSPATEAKPAPKRAAASEQGAPAGSPATAKASVPPPGASRLPPITLQVKIPSREEEADTSSPSQLTYSSSLKRSSPRTISFRMSPRKDNSETTLTRSASVRLPASSAKLGEKLERYHTAIQRSESVRSSGSSRAEVFVAPAGVASKRHLFEKELVGQSRPEPASSRKENLRLSGVVTSKLNLWISRTQESGEQDPQEVRREAAATRRTQRGKKPEASFEVEV; encoded by the exons GCTTCCTGCTCTCAGGTTTCTCCCGGCTAAGTCGATTTCCAGGCAGGGAGCTCAGCCTGACCGCGATCCTCGGGTCCCGCCCCGTGCCCCACTCCCCGGCACCCCTGGCCGCTGCCACACGGAGAGAAGAGGCGGCCCAGCGCCGAGCTGGTCCGACTGGTTCTGGGCAGGAAGTCCCGCGCCCTGGCCCGGGGCTGCCGACCAGTCCTGCGCGGCCCGGGCGCCCGTCGGTCGGTCCCGCGGCCCGGGGGCGCCCGTCCCCCAGCGCTCGGGGCGGCGCGGAGGTCTGTGCAGCTTTGTCTGGGACGCCCACACCCCAGCAGCTGCTCTCCGACCGGCGAACGGGCgcgcggcggcgcggggcgcgcgg CCTGGCCCGACAGCGCACTCTGGAAGATGAGGAGGAGCAGGAGCGTGAACGCAGGCGGCGCCACCGCAACCTGAGCTCTACCACGGAGGAGGAGCCGTCCCCCAGGCTCACCCAGAACGGAGAGCAGAGGGCGGCCGAGAG GCTGCTGAGTGTGGAGGAAGCAGAGGCGCCCCCGCCGTCACCCCCAGCCTCCAAGGACGAGGACGAGGACGAGGACGTGCAGGCCATCCTGAGGTCGCGGAAGGAgcgcaggcagaggcagaggcagcaggcggcGGAGGCTGCGCTGCAGGCCCCCGTCCAGGAGAGGCCGGAGGCCGAGGCGGGAAGGGACAGCGTGGACGCTGGGCAGGCCGCGCAGCAGCCCCCGGTGCCCAGGAAGGAGCCGGAGCCCCCGCCTCACCAGAGACTGAGCCGGGAGCAGCGGGGGCTCTGGGCCCAGGGCGAGGAGGAGAGCTCGGCGGGGAAGAAGGAGGTTCCGGAAAAGACCCCTGCCTTGGAGAAGGCCCCCGTGCCGGAGGAGAAGACGTTAGCCCCGGAAAAGAGACTGGTCTCTGAGCAGAGCTCCGCCTCCGGGCAGCCGCCCGTGCCAGAGAAGAGCCCCCGGCCCGGGAAGAGTGCAGAGCCCCAGAAGAGGGGTGTCCAGGAGGAGGCGCCCCCGGAAGAGACAAGTGCCTCGGAGAAGGCCCCGGCCAAGCTGGCAGGCTCCGGCGGGAGGCGGGTGTTGGAGAGAGCCTCCATCTTTGAGAAGCCGCTGCTCTCTGACAAGTCCCCGGCCACAGAGGCGAAGCCGGCCCCCAAGAGGGCAGCAGCATCGGAGCAGGGAGCCCCTGCAGGGAGCCCGGCCACTGCCAAGGCGTCCGTCCCTCCACCCGGGGCTTCCCGCCTGCCACCCATCACGCTCCAG GTGAAGATCCCCagcagggaggaagaggcagacacATCCTCGCCATCCCAGCTCACCTACAGCAGCTCCCTCAAACGCTCCAGCCCCAGAACCATCTCCTTTCGG ATGAGCCCCAGGAAGGACAACTCGGAAACAACCTTGACCCGAAG TGCCAGCGTGAGGCTCCCGGCCAGCTCAGCCAAGCTGGGCGAGAAGCTGGAGAGATACCACACGGCCATACAG AGATCCGAATCCGTCAGGTCTTCCGGCTCCTCCCGGGCCGAGGTCTTTGTGGCTCCTGCGGGTGTCGCCAGCAAGCGCCACCTCTTTGAGAAGGAACTGGTGGGCCAGAGCCGGCCAGAGCCGGCCTCCAGCAGAAAG GAGAACTTGAGGCTCTCCGGGGTTGTGACGTCAAAGCTAAACCTGTGGATCAGCCGGACCCAGGAGTCCGGAGAGCAGGACCCCCAG GAGGTGCGCAGAGAGGCGGCAGCCACCAGGAGGACTCAGCGGGGGAAGAAGCCAGAGGCTTCCTTCGAAGTTGAG GTGTGA
- the LAD1 gene encoding ladinin-1 isoform X2: MSVGRKNWSALSSLARQRTLEDEEEQERERRRRHRNLSSTTEEEPSPRLTQNGEQRAAERLLSVEEAEAPPPSPPASKDEDEDEDVQAILRSRKERRQRQRQQAAEAALQAPVQERPEAEAGRDSVDAGQAAQQPPVPRKEPEPPPHQRLSREQRGLWAQGEEESSAGKKEVPEKTPALEKAPVPEEKTLAPEKRLVSEQSSASGQPPVPEKSPRPGKSAEPQKRGVQEEAPPEETSASEKAPAKLAGSGGRRVLERASIFEKPLLSDKSPATEAKPAPKRAAASEQGAPAGSPATAKASVPPPGASRLPPITLQVKIPSREEEADTSSPSQLTYSSSLKRSSPRTISFRMSPRKDNSETTLTRSASVRLPASSAKLGEKLERYHTAIQRSESVRSSGSSRAEVFVAPAGVASKRHLFEKELVGQSRPEPASSRKENLRLSGVVTSKLNLWISRTQESGEQDPQEVRREAAATRRTQRGKKPEASFEVEV; the protein is encoded by the exons ATGTCTGTGGGCAGGAAGAACTGGTCGGCGCTGTCCAG CCTGGCCCGACAGCGCACTCTGGAAGATGAGGAGGAGCAGGAGCGTGAACGCAGGCGGCGCCACCGCAACCTGAGCTCTACCACGGAGGAGGAGCCGTCCCCCAGGCTCACCCAGAACGGAGAGCAGAGGGCGGCCGAGAG GCTGCTGAGTGTGGAGGAAGCAGAGGCGCCCCCGCCGTCACCCCCAGCCTCCAAGGACGAGGACGAGGACGAGGACGTGCAGGCCATCCTGAGGTCGCGGAAGGAgcgcaggcagaggcagaggcagcaggcggcGGAGGCTGCGCTGCAGGCCCCCGTCCAGGAGAGGCCGGAGGCCGAGGCGGGAAGGGACAGCGTGGACGCTGGGCAGGCCGCGCAGCAGCCCCCGGTGCCCAGGAAGGAGCCGGAGCCCCCGCCTCACCAGAGACTGAGCCGGGAGCAGCGGGGGCTCTGGGCCCAGGGCGAGGAGGAGAGCTCGGCGGGGAAGAAGGAGGTTCCGGAAAAGACCCCTGCCTTGGAGAAGGCCCCCGTGCCGGAGGAGAAGACGTTAGCCCCGGAAAAGAGACTGGTCTCTGAGCAGAGCTCCGCCTCCGGGCAGCCGCCCGTGCCAGAGAAGAGCCCCCGGCCCGGGAAGAGTGCAGAGCCCCAGAAGAGGGGTGTCCAGGAGGAGGCGCCCCCGGAAGAGACAAGTGCCTCGGAGAAGGCCCCGGCCAAGCTGGCAGGCTCCGGCGGGAGGCGGGTGTTGGAGAGAGCCTCCATCTTTGAGAAGCCGCTGCTCTCTGACAAGTCCCCGGCCACAGAGGCGAAGCCGGCCCCCAAGAGGGCAGCAGCATCGGAGCAGGGAGCCCCTGCAGGGAGCCCGGCCACTGCCAAGGCGTCCGTCCCTCCACCCGGGGCTTCCCGCCTGCCACCCATCACGCTCCAG GTGAAGATCCCCagcagggaggaagaggcagacacATCCTCGCCATCCCAGCTCACCTACAGCAGCTCCCTCAAACGCTCCAGCCCCAGAACCATCTCCTTTCGG ATGAGCCCCAGGAAGGACAACTCGGAAACAACCTTGACCCGAAG TGCCAGCGTGAGGCTCCCGGCCAGCTCAGCCAAGCTGGGCGAGAAGCTGGAGAGATACCACACGGCCATACAG AGATCCGAATCCGTCAGGTCTTCCGGCTCCTCCCGGGCCGAGGTCTTTGTGGCTCCTGCGGGTGTCGCCAGCAAGCGCCACCTCTTTGAGAAGGAACTGGTGGGCCAGAGCCGGCCAGAGCCGGCCTCCAGCAGAAAG GAGAACTTGAGGCTCTCCGGGGTTGTGACGTCAAAGCTAAACCTGTGGATCAGCCGGACCCAGGAGTCCGGAGAGCAGGACCCCCAG GAGGTGCGCAGAGAGGCGGCAGCCACCAGGAGGACTCAGCGGGGGAAGAAGCCAGAGGCTTCCTTCGAAGTTGAG GTGTGA